The proteins below come from a single Aegilops tauschii subsp. strangulata cultivar AL8/78 chromosome 6, Aet v6.0, whole genome shotgun sequence genomic window:
- the LOC109765333 gene encoding uncharacterized protein — protein sequence MTVPEAVALDIPAEEGSPVARVPRRIRRRLLQARESSADAPATAEEIEAKLRDAQLRRQQFHEKLSCKARHAVRSTSQPSQEEDPKQRLEAKLVAAKQKRLSLLEKEQNRLAKLDELRQAGKKDAEMRFNREREELGMRVEHRVQQAEENRIQLLHARLQRRAALEERTKKFFGQRVTSENKYRETTVVLAAAFDVLGINQESANSLPFEKLALCIESTKVLQTARALLDCLESRFILSETSSSCTPENIDHLLKHLGSPNTRILPSSAARARVTPKRTTKNSDSGKLPRYSPRVVLCAYMILGHPGAVFNVQGEREKLLVESATNFVKEFELLMKTILDGLDGACILQQSTLGAVSPGSSNNQECSSIAADRTKFRSQLASFDKAWCAYLYHFVVWKAKDAKSLEEDLVTAACKLELSMMQTCKLTTEGMSDSLNYTNINSTAIQKQVMVDQKLLREKVWHLGGEASIERMELALSETRSKFIGAKENRSPLATSDANVASLSGHSLLSDTKDNLGTDGERLGRVVQSLSKASSSTSQSNTRDNGGQMSSTGSGELPIENELVGYLLKASPSPSESNSGDKVISSQMSRTVPEQLPTENEQMVNEILHGSFSDSSDDVGKVEGDFKAQVRETMEKTFWDVVVDSMKGDTPDYSYLVNLVKEVRDALHQMASKGWKEEITNNINLEILSQVLESSTQGTQYLGQILQYSLGMLRKLSSPAKEEEMKISHDKLLNELIGHSDSHDRDPNAFVIAVIKGLRFTMEELKALQSEVSRARIQLLKPIIKGYGGVEYLQKAFADRYVSRSNALVFLTSTIQWISTSKDMVEEEWNEYVSSLQILPASDNVQPLVTTLRAGRGTPDQQQSTVPVAGSTEILPECSGETLDRLVRIGLLQLISRMEGMERKSVPETFKLNWLRLRGVQSQFQQVIVIATSMLVQRQVLMSEDSKATPSELENSTLELFNTLAELLDSFSDVGMDQIIEVMVRSSTSAGPCSDEMVENRKQILSRVFLKSLQTDDTVFRKVSRSVHCAFRAVTLGGNGMKGRKLAEAALGRIRATKLTDRVVKAAEVLIKVATISEQVHGPWYSHLL from the exons ATGACGGTACCGGAGGCGGTAGCACTAGACATACCGGCGGAGGAGGGTTCGCCGGTGGCCAGGGTGCCGCGGCGGATCAGGAGGAGGCTCCTCCAGGCGCGCGAGTCAAGCGCCGACGCGCCGGCAACCGCCGAAGAGATCGAGGCCAAACTCCGCGACGCCCAACTCCGGAGGCAG CAATTCCATGAAAAATTATCATGCAAAGCAAGGCATGCGGTCAGGAGCACTTCACAGCCATCTCAGGAGGAGGATCCCAAGCAACGCCTTGAAGCAAAGCTTGTGGCTGCTAAGCAGAAGAG GTTGAGCCTCCTGGAGAAAGAGCAGAATCGTTTAGCTAAACTGGATGAGCTGCGTCAGGCTGGTAAGAAGGATGCAGAAATGAGGTTCAACAGGGAAAGGGAGGAGCTTGGCATGAGAGTTGAGCATCGGGTACAGCAAGCGGAGGAGAACCGTATTCAACTCTTGCATGCTCGTTTGCAGAGGCGAGCTGCGCTGGAGGAGAGGACAAAAAAGTTCTTTGGGCAAAGAGTGACATCAGAGAATAAGTACAGGGAGACAACAGTGGTGTTGGCTGCGGCCTTTGACGTGCTGGGAATAAATCAGGAATCTGCTAATTCTCTGCCATTTGAAAAACTAGCCCTCTGTATTGAATCTACAAAAGTTCTTCAGACCGCCAGGGCATTGCTTGATTGCTTGGAGAGTCGTTTTATTCTTTCTGAGACATCAAGTTCATGCACACCAGAAAATATCGATCATCTGCTCAAGCACCTGGGATCACCAAATACGAGAATCCTACCAAGTAGTGCAGCAAGAGCTAGAGTAACACCAAAAAGGACAACTAAAAATTCTGACTCTGGCAAGTTACCTAGATATTCACCAAGGGTAGTGCTTTGTGCTTACATGATTCTAGGTCATCCAGGGGCTGTTTTTAATGTACAAGGCGAGCGAGAGAAACTACTTGTGGAGTCAGCAACAAACTTTGTGAAGGAATTTGAACTGCTGATGAAGACAATACTTGATGGGTTAGATGGTGCATGCATATTGCAGCAGTCTACATTAGGTGCAGTCTCTCCTGGATCTTCTAATAACCAGGAGTGTTCTTCAATTGCTGCTGATCGAACAAAATTCAGATCTCAGCTGGCTTCTTTTGATAAAGCTTGGTGTGCTTATCTTTACCACTTTGTGGTGTGGAAAGCAAAAGATGCCAAGTCGCTAGAGGAAGATCTCGTGACAGCTGCATGCAAGCTTGAGCTCTCAATGATGCAAACATGCAAATTAACTACTGAAGGCATGTCAGATAGCCTTAATTATACTAATATTAATTCGACAGCCATCCAGAAACAG GTTATGGTAGACCAGAAACTTCTAAGGGAGAAGGTTTGGCACCTAGGTGGTGAAGCTAGTATTGAGAGGATGGAACTTGCTTTATCAGAAACAAGGTCAAAGTTCATTGGAGCCAAGGAAAATAGGAGCCCCTTGGCAACATCAGATGCAAATGTCGCATCTCTTTCTGGACACTCTCTTCTTTCTGACACCAAAGATAATTTGGGCACGGATGGTGAAAGGCTAGGTAGAGTTGTTCAATCTTTGTCCAAGGCTTCTTCTTCAACGTCTCAAAGTAACACTAGAGACAACGGTGGTCAAATGAGCAGCACAGGGTCAGGAGAGCTGCCAATAGAGAATGAGCTTGTCGGATATTTGTTGAAAGCTTCCCCTTCACCATCTGAAAGTAACTCAGGAGACAAGGTCATCAGCAGCCAAATGAGCAGAACGGTGCCAGAACAGCTGCCTACAGAGAATGAACAAATGGTCAATGAGATTTTGCATGGTTCTTTTTCTGATAGCTCTGATGACGTTGGTAAAGTTGAGGGGGATTTCAAG GCACAAGTTAGGGAAACAATGGAGAAAACTTTCTGGGATGTGGTTGTGGATTCAATGAAAGGAGACACACCAGATTACAGTTATCTGGTCAACCTAGTAAAGGAAGTCAGGGATGCATTGCACCAGATGGCCAGTAAAGGGTGGAAAGAAGAAATAACAAACAATATTAACCTTGAAATATTGTCCCAG GTACTTGAGTCGAGCACCCAGGGCACACAATATTTGGGGCAGATTCTGCAGTACTCTCTGGGCATGCTGCGTAAATTATCTTCTCCCGCAAAGGAAGAAGAAATGAAGATCAGTCATGACAAATTATTGAACGAATTGATCGGACACTCTGATTCTCATGATAGAGATCCAAATGCATTTGTAATAGCTGTCATCAAGGGCTTGCGGTTCACTATGGAAGAGTTAAAG GCTCTTCAGTCTGAAGTCAGTAGAGCACGAATCCAACTACTGAAACCAATTATAAAGGGCTACGGTGGGGTCGAGTACCTGCAGAAAGCTTTTGCCGATCGCTATGTATCCCGTTCCAATGCATTAGTGTTTCTCACTTCAACTATTCAGTGGATTTCTACCTCAAAGGATATGGTAGAAGAAGAATGGAATGAATATGTCAGCTCCTTACAGATCCTGCCTGCATCAGACAAT GTTCAGCCATTGGTTACGACCCTCCGAGCTGGTCGTGGAACTCCAGATCAGCAACAATCTACAGTGCCTGTAGCAG GAAGTACAGAGATCCTACCAGAGTGCTCGGGAGAAACGCTCGACAGGCTAGTAAGGATTGGGCTGTTACAGCTTATCAGCAGGATGGAGGGCATGGAAAGAAAATCAGTACCTGAGACATTTAAGCTCAATTGGTTGAGGTTGCGTGGTGTCCAGAGTCAGTTCCAACAAGTGATTGTTATCGCAACAAG CATGCTTGTCCAGCGTCAAGTATTGATGAGTGAGGACTCAAAGGCCACTCCCTCAGAACTGGAAAATTCTACCTTGGAACTGTTCAACACGCTCGCAGAGCTACTAGACAGTTTTTCTGATGTTGGCATGGATCAGATCATCGAGGTGATGGTCCGTTCGTCGACCTCGGCCGGCCCTTGTTCGGATGAAATGGTTGAGAACAGGAAGCAGATATTGAGCAGGGTCTTCCTCAAAAGCCTCCAGACTGATGACACTGTCTTCAGGAAGGTGTCTCGATCTGTTCACTGCGCGTTCCGTGCAGTCACCCTGGGTGGCAACGGGATGAAGGGCAGGAAACTCGCGGAGGCGGCCCTGGGGCGCATCAGGGCGACAAAGCTCACCGACCGCGTAGTGAAGGCAGCTGAGGTGCTGATCAAAGTAGCAACAATATCAGAGCAGGTTCATGGCCCGTGGTACAGTCATCTCCTGTAA